Proteins co-encoded in one Corylus avellana chromosome ca9, CavTom2PMs-1.0 genomic window:
- the LOC132192127 gene encoding uncharacterized protein LOC132192127 gives METNGSNSSSHENRPSGGSNNSSTEKPSEKEIFVNHAEISWHERRKEWVGDQSKKSRRARREPIMSWTTTYEDLLLSTEPFQQPIPLAEMVDFLVDTWNEEGLYD, from the exons ATGGAAACTAATGGTAGCAATTCTAGTTCCCATGAAAATCGACCTTCGGGAGGATCAAATAATTCTAGCACAGAGAAGCCCAGCGAGAAAGAGATATTTGTTAACCATG CTGAGATATCTTGGCatgagagaagaaaagaatggGTTGGTGACCAGTCTAAAAAATCACGAAGAGCACGAAGAGAACCGATTATGAG CTGGACCACTACTTACGAAGATTTGCTTTTATCTACTGAACCTTTTCAGCAGCCAATTCCCTTAGCG GAGatggttgattttttagttGACACCTGGAATGAAGAAGGCCTGTATGACTAG